The Agelaius phoeniceus isolate bAgePho1 chromosome Z, bAgePho1.hap1, whole genome shotgun sequence genomic interval TTCTTGCCTTGTTCTGGTAGTGCTTTTTAACATTACTACAGCTTTTCAGACACTGAAAACAAATATGTTGTCTAGAAGGCTACTTAAAGTCCATGCAGAAGTCCACCTGATGTGATGGTATTTTCAGAAAAAGTCCATGAGACCAACAAAATCAAGGTACTGCTCTCAAAATTCAAGTTGTAATCACCCCTGCACAATTTCTGTCTGTAACAATATAGTAGGTAAGACTTCAGCTGAGGGAGGAACAGATCAAGCTTTTGTTCTTCAGGAATTTCAGATTAGCAGACTCCACTTCTGCAGACTGCATCCTAGCAACACTCTGGATAATGGTGCTTACTGTTGAAGAGGTACTACTGTTTAAACACTTAAGACTgaaccaaaaagaaaactgtCCAAGTTTTGGCTGgggaaaattttaatttttactttggCTAAggtagattttaattttttttggtggCTAGTATTGatctgtgttttggatttgtgctgaacacatgGTTAATAATaaagagatgtttttgttattgctgaacAGGTAAGAGCCAAGGCCCTTTCTGCTTTTGGTACTGCCACACTGGTGAGGGGACCGGGGGTGCTTGTGAGGAGATACAGCCAGGACAGATGACCCAAAATGACTAAAGGGATATCATGCTGGTATATGAAGTGGGGGAAAatggaagaaggagaaaggaggggACATTTGGAGCcatggcatttgtcttcccaagatGGCTGAATACCTGTCTGCCCACAGGAAGCACTGAATCAATTCctggttttctttgcttttgtgtgcagcttttgctttccttatTAAACTGCCATGACTTTTCTCACTTTTCTAAGTCTTTCCCCAGTCGTATTAATTCAGGAATTAGTGAGTGGCTGCATGGGGCTTGGGTAGCTGGCTAGGGTTAAACACAACTTTGCTCACTATTTTAGCCCTCCACAGCCTTGTTCTAGATCCAGATCAGTGCAAAACACCCAAGTCCTCCTTGAAAAGGAGACTGGAGTCTTTAACTTCTCTGCCAGCACAAGTGAATCCTACACCTTTATACACTAGTCTGTAGATGTATATCTTCTCTGTGCTCTCCTTCAGGATTgagttttgagggttttttataAGCCAACAATACTCAAGGGATTGAAAGCATAGCCTTCACATGAAAGGATCTACAGACAACAGCTTCAAGGGATTTTAAGAGATgaactttttctgtttcttcacaGTATGACTTCTTATAAAAGGTGACAGCAACCGCTTCTTGTCCTGTcatactggggaaaaaaacaaaaaaccaacaaagccAACAAACAAATCCAGAAGTAAGGTTTACTTTCACAGAGCGCATAGTTCTGTGTGGAGTCCGAAGACCACCACTCTTGTCAGCAAGAGCCTGCTGGGCCCCATTCGGGAGACACACAGATGTGGAGCTCTAAATCTCTAGGATGCCCACACTGGAGCCAGGGTATCTCTGACACTTGGATGCCTATGGCTGCCACTGAACTCAGGCGTCCAGTACAACAAACCTGAGAGGAACTCAGGCTTTGAAATCCCCCTTCAAGTATCCACAGCTTAAGTACTTCCTTGAAAGGGCATTTCTTTTACTTCATTTGTTTCTGTCTTTTTATGTCAAGACAACATTTTTAGGACACAAACATAGTTATGGAGATTCTAGACctacaatagaaaaaaaagtcGAAATTAAGTTTTTCACGTTTTCAAAACAACACAAAAGGGCATCGGCACTGCTATCTGGCCACAAACAGGCCCAGAGCCGGCGTGTCTCCGGGTAGGTGTGGGCCGGGAGCCCGAGGAGGGAGGCCGAAGGTGAGGCACGGCGGCGTGAAGAGCCGGGACAGCTAGCAAGGGCAGAAAGAGGACAAAGCGCTGCCCGAGGGCTCCTCGACGGCTGCCGCAGGAACAAGGACCGCCCGGCAGGAGACGACAGCCGCGGCAccggggaaggggagggggctcggggccggggccggggccagggCGGTGACTCAGCGCCGCTCGCAGCGCATAAAAGGCGGGcggcgggcagcggcggggctgggctggccgcGCGGTCGCGGGTGGTGTGGTTGCCGTCGGGTCTGCTGGGAACGCGCCCGCGGGACGAGGACGGCGCGATGAGGATGGCCAAGCTGCGAGTGCTGTACGCCGCCGTGGCACTGCTGTGCGCGGCACCGCCGGGGCACCCCGGTGCCGTGCTGCCCGCGGGCGAGGGGGACGGGTACGGGGTGAAGCTGTGCGGCCGCGAGTTCATCCGCGCCGTCATCTTCACCTGCGGCGGGTCCCGCTGGAAGCGGCTCTCCCTGCTGGCGGTGGAGCCGGCGCCCGCGGCCGGTGAGTGTCCCAGGAGCGAGCAGAGGGGCAGGCGGCTGTCGGGGCGCTTCGCTCGCCGCCGAGCGACGGGCTGCGAGGAGGGATGGAGAGAAcgggagggatggggaagggcGAGCGCCCCGCGGCGCCTCTGGCTCCTCCCGCCCTGAGCCGCTGAGGGAAGGTCCCCGTCTCTTTCTCGCTTTCCCTCTAGATCCTAGTTGGCATTCCGAGACTTTTGGAAGGACGCCCTGAGATTCAGAGGGAAGGGGGCGGCAGGTCCTGGGGCATTATTTGCGGGGATAATACGCAAAGTTTTTGGTCAGTTCGGAGATACCGCGCGGCTGCGCAGGGCTGCTGGCCGCAGAGGAGCTTCTGCTACAAAATCCCGCAAAATCCCACTTCTCCCCTCTCTTGACCGTGTAGGGTGGTCTGATGCGCCCTGGGGAGCGGTGGGAATGCCTGTCGTTATGGCTTCTCCCTCTTCCCAAGGCTCCGTAATTCCTGGGGCGGCGGAACGAAGTGGGGCTCCCGGCGGGGTTTCCCTCCGGACGGGAGCCCTGGCGCCgcgctgcccctcagggctcccGGGATGTGTGGGAGCGCACGGACGTGGCATCGCGCCGATGTTATCACTCCCCGGTGCTTTCCTGCATCAAAGAGTTGGCACGCTGGGGAGAGTGGACTCTGGTGCTCCGGGTTACAGTCTTTGGGCTGTGCTGCGGTAAATGTAACAGTAATTTTAAGTTATTACTCTGATTTATGTTGGTATTTTGAATACGTTTTTTAAAAGGACAGAAGTTGTAATTATGACTAAAACGTGCAGTGGAagagattattttcttctgattaAACACACTTTAGTGAAATAACCTAAGACTTCAGGCAGCTAATGAAGCCAGTATTCTGGGAATTTTTGccactttttttctcccccaacaGGTTGAGTAAAAGATAAAAGTAACCTTTGTAATTATAACAAATTACTTACATACAGCCTCTGTGGGGATTATGTCCTTTCCCAGcaaattttgctttcctttttgttAACAGTAGCTTCTGAGAACAGCAGTCACTAAGGAGCCTCCACTATGCTGCATGAAGTCTAACTAGAAGACTTCACCCCAAAAGACTATTAAAGGGCAGTCACTGTCTAATTACTAAAGGAGctacagcttttatttttgcacATACTCAGGCTGCTGTTCTATCTGAAACTTAGGTTCTATATACTAATTAGGCATATTTAAGTAAATACAAAAGTTGCTGGATAGTCTCATGCTCTTTCagctttctgaaacaaaaaaaaaactattaACAGCATTAAGATCACAAGACAAAGACTTGTTTTGGATTCTTTTAAAATTAGGAATTGAAGCTGTTTTTCTTCACATTAGTTGAAGTAAGCAATGCTACTTGCATTGCAGAAGTAAAATCAAGAGAAACAGTGTAAGGTGAAAGGAAGTAGGGCTGTATTTTTGAGAACACTTTAGTCAGTGAGATGAAGAATGTCATAAGTAAATTCTGCAAGCCCCTGATATGCCTtgagaaatgaaagaaatgagAGGAAAGCATCAGTTTAAAATAGCTATAGAAAAATGCCATCTAGGACTCAGTTTACATACAATCTTTGCTTATTTAGTCCTTCCTACATTTCTTCTTCACATGATGCTACTTAGTGTGATTGTGCACAGGAGAGGAGGGGTCTGATCTAATGCATCCAACACAAGACACAGCTCTGTGGTGTTTCTGGATACATGCCTTTACAACAAAATTCTATTTCTGTGGAAAAATTGAGACTTCTCCTTCAATAAAACTGCAGTTGTTGACAGGATGCCTTTACTTCAGTTACAGTTGTTTCTGTGCATTCTGCATGTCTAACAAGAGGTACAGACTTTAAAATACAGATTCTGCTAAAAGTAAGCTACAAGTAAATCATGGTGTGGAGACTCTCAAGTACTGACAGTTCTCCCACATAACAGTGTTCCATTTAAAACTGAAtgggttttgttgctgtttgttAGAGCTGTGTAATCCTTTTGATGCTCCTACTGTCTGAATTTAAGATAAGTCTTCTCTTTAAAACAGATTCTGCGCAAACAGCAAGTAACAAACTACTGGGAAGCTTCAACCTGCAATCAGTTCAGGATCCTGaagtggagcagctgcagagaagaAGCCCATTTCTTGGATGGGAGACGTTTAAGGACTTGTATAGTTTAAATTACTATAATGAATATGTACCTGTGGCAGGTGACTTTAAAAAGCTTGTTCG includes:
- the LOC129132951 gene encoding relaxin-3-like; this encodes MRMAKLRVLYAAVALLCAAPPGHPGAVLPAGEGDGYGVKLCGREFIRAVIFTCGGSRWKRLSLLAVEPAPAADSAQTASNKLLGSFNLQSVQDPEVEQLQRRSPFLGWETFKDLYSLNYYNEYVPVAGDFKKLVRQVEEAVQKDRGGTGNANPVESSSYLWARYPRRKRESLGLAGMCCKWGCTKAEISTICRV